From Serinicoccus profundi, the proteins below share one genomic window:
- a CDS encoding ExeM/NucH family extracellular endonuclease, whose translation MQNLPRRALAAVSTAAVAVSGLVAIAPASQAAGPGLVLNEVYGGGGNSGAELTHDFVELLNSTDAPISLDGYAVAYSSAGGTLGNRCSLSGTVAPGSTFLIQQAAGAGGTTPLPDPDAECAASMAGSNGIVELTLDGAVVDLVGYGTASRFEGSAAAPGLSNTTSATRTDAVDTDDNAADFTRGEPTPTPGGGGTDPDPDPEPEEPTEASIAQIQGTGATSPLEGREVITTGVVTATYPTGGFAGVYLQTSGTGGTPKVPGDASDGIFLYSSWAADNLQIGDCVTVDGTEVVEYNGLTELSGGFVDPIDGCEAVAPTPLATLPVSEAEKEVYEGMLVQPEGTYTITNNYQLNQYGQLGLAIGEEPLYQATDQVLPGAEAEAYEAANQAKYITLDDGSSWDYLRNATAQDSPLPYLSAQEPHRTGSQVGFDSPVILDYRFQWNYQPVGQVVGAQSAVDPIISENDREAEAPEVGGNVQIGAFNVLNYFSDLGMDEPGCDFYADRFGDPVATDFCEVRGAWSEQAFADQQAKLVTAINGTDAEVLALMEIENAAALTYKDRPRDAALADLVEALNADAGEERWAYAPSPVVTPPSEDVIRTAFIYDPSAVQLLGPSLIQLDDAFANARYPLAQKFKAKGSGKPFVAVANHFKSKGSGEDDGTGQGNANPSRIAQAQALTSWTEEMFADDAVFLMGDFNAYSREDPVRIIEDEGYTNLARAYEPDSMTYQFSGRLGSLDHVFANEQAQRLVTGAGVWDINADESIAFQYSRRNYNVTDFHSDDQFASSDHDPVLVGLDTGNRGKGKGGKG comes from the coding sequence ATGCAGAACCTCCCCAGACGCGCCCTGGCCGCCGTCTCGACGGCCGCGGTGGCCGTCTCCGGCCTCGTCGCGATCGCTCCGGCCAGCCAGGCCGCCGGCCCCGGCCTCGTCCTCAACGAGGTCTACGGCGGCGGCGGCAACAGCGGAGCCGAGCTCACCCACGACTTCGTCGAGCTGCTGAACTCGACGGACGCCCCGATCAGCCTCGACGGGTATGCCGTCGCCTACTCCTCCGCCGGCGGCACCCTGGGCAACCGGTGCTCGCTGTCCGGGACCGTGGCGCCCGGCAGCACCTTCCTCATCCAGCAGGCCGCCGGCGCCGGGGGCACCACCCCGCTGCCGGACCCTGACGCCGAGTGCGCGGCCTCGATGGCCGGGTCCAACGGCATCGTCGAGCTCACCCTCGACGGTGCGGTCGTGGACCTCGTCGGCTACGGCACCGCCTCCCGCTTCGAGGGCAGCGCCGCCGCGCCCGGCCTGTCCAACACCACCTCGGCGACCCGCACCGACGCGGTCGACACCGACGACAACGCCGCCGACTTCACCCGCGGCGAGCCGACGCCCACCCCCGGTGGCGGCGGGACCGACCCCGATCCCGACCCGGAGCCGGAGGAGCCGACCGAGGCGAGCATCGCGCAGATCCAGGGCACCGGGGCCACCTCCCCGCTGGAGGGCCGGGAGGTCATCACGACCGGTGTCGTCACCGCGACCTATCCCACCGGTGGCTTCGCCGGCGTCTACCTCCAGACCTCCGGTACCGGCGGCACGCCCAAGGTGCCCGGTGACGCGTCCGACGGCATCTTCCTCTACAGCTCCTGGGCCGCCGACAACCTGCAGATCGGCGACTGCGTCACGGTCGACGGCACCGAGGTGGTGGAGTACAACGGCCTGACCGAACTCTCGGGAGGCTTCGTCGACCCCATCGACGGTTGCGAGGCGGTCGCTCCGACGCCCTTGGCGACGCTGCCGGTGAGCGAGGCGGAGAAGGAGGTCTACGAGGGGATGCTGGTCCAGCCAGAGGGCACCTACACCATCACCAACAACTACCAGCTCAACCAGTACGGCCAGCTCGGCCTGGCGATCGGCGAGGAGCCGCTCTACCAGGCGACCGACCAGGTCCTGCCCGGCGCCGAGGCCGAGGCCTACGAGGCGGCCAACCAGGCGAAGTACATCACCCTGGACGACGGCTCGAGCTGGGACTACCTGCGCAACGCGACCGCGCAGGACTCCCCGCTGCCCTACCTCTCGGCGCAGGAGCCGCACCGCACGGGATCGCAGGTGGGCTTCGACTCGCCGGTGATCCTGGACTACCGCTTCCAGTGGAACTACCAGCCGGTCGGTCAGGTCGTCGGCGCGCAGAGCGCGGTCGACCCGATCATCAGCGAGAACGACCGTGAGGCCGAGGCGCCCGAGGTCGGGGGCAACGTCCAGATCGGCGCGTTCAACGTGCTCAACTACTTCTCCGACCTCGGCATGGACGAGCCCGGCTGCGACTTCTACGCCGACCGTTTCGGCGACCCGGTCGCGACCGACTTCTGCGAGGTCCGCGGTGCGTGGTCGGAGCAGGCGTTCGCCGACCAGCAGGCCAAGCTCGTGACCGCGATCAACGGCACCGACGCCGAGGTCCTGGCTCTCATGGAGATCGAGAACGCCGCAGCGCTGACCTACAAGGACCGTCCGCGCGACGCCGCGCTCGCCGACCTGGTCGAGGCGCTCAACGCCGACGCCGGCGAGGAGCGGTGGGCCTACGCCCCGTCTCCGGTGGTCACCCCGCCGAGCGAGGACGTCATCCGCACCGCGTTCATCTACGACCCGAGCGCGGTGCAGCTGCTCGGCCCCTCGCTGATCCAGCTCGACGACGCTTTCGCCAACGCGCGCTACCCGCTGGCGCAGAAGTTCAAGGCGAAGGGCTCGGGCAAGCCGTTCGTGGCGGTCGCCAACCACTTCAAGTCCAAGGGCTCGGGTGAGGACGACGGCACCGGTCAGGGCAACGCCAACCCCTCGCGCATCGCGCAGGCGCAGGCGCTGACGAGCTGGACCGAGGAGATGTTCGCCGACGACGCGGTCTTCCTCATGGGCGACTTCAATGCCTACAGCCGTGAGGACCCGGTCCGGATCATCGAGGACGAGGGCTACACCAACCTGGCCCGTGCCTACGAGCCGGACTCGATGACCTACCAGTTCAGCGGCCGCCTCGGCTCGCTCGACCACGTCTTCGCCAATGAGCAGGCCCAGCGCCTGGTCACCGGCGCCGGCGTGTGGGACATCAACGCCGATGAGTCGATCGCGTTCCAGTACAGCCGGCGCAACTACAACGTGACCGACTTCCACAGCGACGACCAGTTCGCCAGCTCCGACCACGACCCGGTCCTGGTCGGCCTGGACACCGGCAACCGTGGCAAGGGCAAGGGCGGCAAGGGCTGA
- the prfB gene encoding peptide chain release factor 2 gives MAVDFETEIKQLRTTMASVREVTDLDRLSAQITELETQASTPDLWDDVDNAQKVTSALSRAKAEHDKVVGMDARIDDLEALVELGREENDADTLVEAERELAGLKKAVQLLEVRTLLNGDYDIREAVVTIRSGAGGVDAADFAEMLMRMYLRWAERHDYPTSVLDTSYAEEAGLKSATFEVKVPYAFGTLAVEAGTHRLVRISPFDNQGRRQTSFAAVEVVPLIESTDTIEIPEGDLKIDVFRSSGPGGQSVNTTDSAVRMTHLPTGTVVSMQNEKSQIQNRAAALRVLQSRLLLLKKAEEDAARKEMAGDVKASWGDQMRSYVLHPYQMVKDLRTGHEVGSTAAVLDGDIDDFIDAGIRWKRSADRAED, from the coding sequence GTGGCAGTCGACTTCGAGACCGAGATCAAGCAGCTCCGCACGACCATGGCGTCGGTGCGGGAGGTCACCGACCTCGACCGGCTGAGCGCGCAGATCACCGAGCTGGAGACCCAGGCCAGCACCCCGGACCTCTGGGACGACGTCGACAACGCCCAGAAGGTCACCTCCGCGCTCTCCCGCGCCAAGGCCGAGCACGACAAGGTCGTCGGGATGGATGCGCGGATCGACGACCTGGAGGCCCTCGTCGAGCTCGGTCGGGAGGAGAACGACGCCGACACCCTCGTGGAGGCCGAGCGTGAGCTGGCCGGCCTCAAGAAGGCGGTGCAGCTGCTTGAGGTCCGCACGCTGCTCAACGGGGATTACGACATCCGGGAGGCGGTCGTCACGATCCGCTCCGGGGCCGGTGGCGTGGACGCCGCCGACTTCGCCGAGATGCTCATGCGGATGTATCTCCGCTGGGCCGAGCGGCACGACTACCCGACCTCCGTGCTCGACACGTCCTACGCCGAGGAGGCGGGGCTGAAGTCGGCGACCTTCGAGGTCAAGGTGCCGTATGCCTTCGGCACCCTCGCGGTCGAGGCAGGCACGCACCGCCTGGTCCGCATCAGCCCCTTCGACAACCAGGGTCGTCGCCAGACCAGCTTCGCCGCGGTCGAGGTCGTGCCGCTCATCGAGAGCACCGACACCATCGAGATCCCCGAGGGCGACCTCAAGATCGACGTCTTCCGCTCCAGCGGGCCGGGCGGTCAGTCGGTCAACACCACCGACTCCGCCGTCCGCATGACCCACCTGCCGACCGGCACCGTCGTCTCGATGCAGAACGAGAAGAGCCAGATCCAGAACCGCGCCGCCGCGCTCCGGGTGCTGCAGTCCCGCCTCCTGCTGCTCAAGAAGGCCGAGGAGGACGCCGCCCGCAAGGAGATGGCCGGCGACGTCAAGGCCTCGTGGGGTGACCAGATGCGTTCCTACGTGCTCCACCCCTACCAGATGGTCAAGGACCTGCGGACCGGCCACGAGGTGGGCTCGACCGCCGCGGTGCTCGACGGCGACATCGACGACTTCATCGACGCCGGGATCCGCTGGAAGCGCTCCGCCGACCGCGCGGAGGACTGA
- a CDS encoding M23 family metallopeptidase, whose product MVRNPRPGTGRGETDGARSGPAYRPRLRRALALALVGAIGVATPALASGELDDIRDRLSSVDDEQKRTSADRESSEQQAQELGEHLEHTSAELVAADERLRETTAQVNQARIVLEEAELDLADAEAETERIDGELALARENEAQIEESLDQVSADQEDTAATVGAIARQSYKHGGMGSLATTLELLSGEADAVDQMSMARTVLRVQDQQMRQLATQEAEQVAEQDRLVGVRSDIDYLLAKAEANVVAKEQARAAADAAKVELEDLEAQQQQAKADLETEKAKIETSLAAEQERSEALEAELAELAQTKKGLKAAEQAELERIEEARRKAEEEARRKAEEEARRQAAAEAAAQRAAEEEAARQRAAEREAQRQRAAEAEAQRLRDEAAAAEAARRAEAAEAEAAAAAQAARDAAAREAAAREAEQERASREAEREQRAAEEASTGILSAPTSGPITSEFGNRFHPVFQTWRLHAGMDYGPGCGTPVVAAADGVVYSAGFDAGGGNMVIVDHGVQRGVNLTTSYLHFQSPAVVSPGQSVSRGQLLGYVGTTGASTGCHLHFETRENGTPVNPRTWL is encoded by the coding sequence ATGGTGAGAAACCCCCGACCCGGCACCGGGCGAGGCGAGACGGACGGCGCGAGGTCAGGGCCGGCATACCGTCCACGCCTGCGCCGTGCCCTGGCGCTGGCCCTCGTCGGTGCGATCGGCGTGGCGACCCCGGCGCTGGCCTCCGGCGAGCTCGACGACATCCGGGACCGGCTGAGCAGCGTCGATGACGAGCAGAAGCGGACCAGCGCGGACCGCGAGAGCTCGGAGCAGCAGGCGCAGGAGCTGGGCGAGCACCTGGAGCACACCAGCGCCGAGCTGGTCGCCGCGGACGAGCGGCTGCGGGAGACCACGGCTCAGGTCAACCAGGCACGCATCGTGCTCGAGGAGGCCGAGCTCGACCTCGCGGACGCCGAGGCGGAGACTGAGCGGATCGACGGCGAGCTCGCCCTCGCCCGGGAGAACGAGGCGCAGATCGAGGAGTCGCTCGACCAGGTCTCCGCCGACCAGGAGGACACCGCGGCCACCGTCGGCGCCATCGCGCGACAGAGCTACAAGCACGGGGGTATGGGCTCGCTCGCCACGACGCTCGAGCTCCTCTCGGGCGAGGCGGACGCCGTCGACCAGATGTCGATGGCGCGCACGGTGCTGCGCGTGCAGGACCAGCAGATGCGCCAGCTCGCGACCCAGGAGGCCGAGCAGGTGGCCGAGCAGGACCGGCTGGTGGGGGTGCGCTCGGACATCGACTACCTGCTCGCCAAGGCCGAGGCCAACGTCGTCGCCAAGGAGCAGGCGCGGGCCGCGGCCGACGCCGCTAAGGTCGAGCTCGAGGACCTGGAGGCGCAGCAGCAGCAGGCCAAGGCCGACCTCGAGACCGAGAAGGCCAAGATCGAGACCTCGCTCGCGGCCGAGCAGGAGCGCTCCGAGGCGCTCGAGGCCGAGCTGGCTGAGCTCGCCCAGACCAAGAAGGGCCTCAAGGCCGCGGAGCAGGCCGAGCTCGAGCGGATCGAGGAGGCGCGCCGCAAGGCCGAGGAGGAGGCTCGCCGCAAGGCGGAGGAGGAGGCCCGTCGGCAGGCTGCGGCCGAGGCCGCCGCCCAGCGCGCGGCCGAGGAGGAGGCCGCACGTCAGCGGGCTGCCGAGCGGGAGGCCCAACGGCAGCGGGCCGCAGAGGCCGAGGCCCAGCGACTGCGGGACGAGGCGGCGGCTGCGGAGGCGGCCCGACGTGCGGAGGCTGCGGAGGCCGAGGCCGCGGCAGCCGCCCAGGCCGCCCGTGACGCCGCTGCACGTGAGGCCGCGGCGCGGGAGGCCGAGCAGGAGCGCGCCTCCCGAGAGGCAGAGCGGGAGCAGCGAGCCGCGGAGGAGGCGTCCACCGGCATCCTCTCCGCCCCGACGAGCGGCCCCATCACCAGCGAGTTCGGCAACCGCTTCCATCCCGTCTTCCAGACGTGGCGCCTGCACGCGGGGATGGACTACGGGCCCGGGTGCGGCACGCCGGTCGTCGCGGCGGCCGACGGGGTCGTCTACAGCGCAGGCTTCGACGCCGGCGGCGGCAACATGGTCATCGTCGACCACGGGGTGCAGCGCGGCGTCAACCTCACCACGAGCTACCTGCACTTCCAGAGCCCTGCCGTGGTGTCACCCGGGCAGTCGGTGAGCCGGGGTCAGCTGCTCGGGTATGTCGGCACGACGGGCGCCTCGACCGGCTGCCACCTGCACTTCGAGACGCGGGAGAACGGCACGCCGGTCAACCCGCGGACGTGGCTGTGA
- a CDS encoding DinB family protein has translation MSEPTIDDVGRPEPPLAKGEAATLVGFLDFQRATLEWKTRDLDADGLRRRLPGHPSTMTLAGLLKHLAWVEDYWFTEVLSRAPMPEPWDGVDWKADENWEWSSATTEHPEAVRAVWAASVDRSRAALASAGIDSLGTTHPAWGGRGEVSVRWILTHMVEEYARHNGHADLLRELVDGQTGE, from the coding sequence ATGAGCGAGCCCACCATCGACGACGTCGGACGACCCGAGCCACCCCTGGCGAAGGGGGAGGCGGCCACCCTCGTCGGGTTCCTCGACTTCCAGCGGGCCACCCTGGAGTGGAAGACCCGCGACCTGGACGCCGACGGGCTGCGGCGACGGCTGCCCGGACACCCCAGCACCATGACGCTGGCCGGGCTGCTCAAGCACCTCGCCTGGGTCGAGGACTACTGGTTCACCGAGGTTCTCAGCCGCGCACCCATGCCGGAGCCCTGGGACGGCGTCGACTGGAAGGCCGACGAGAACTGGGAGTGGTCGAGTGCGACGACCGAGCACCCCGAGGCGGTGCGGGCGGTCTGGGCTGCCTCGGTCGACCGGTCACGTGCCGCGCTCGCCTCGGCCGGGATCGACTCGCTCGGCACGACGCACCCGGCCTGGGGTGGGCGGGGTGAGGTCTCCGTGCGATGGATCCTCACCCACATGGTCGAGGAGTATGCCCGGCACAACGGTCACGCCGACCTGTTGCGCGAGTTGGTCGACGGGCAGACGGGGGAGTAG
- the ftsE gene encoding cell division ATP-binding protein FtsE: MDRVSLRYAKADPWALQDVDLDVTRGEFCFVVGESGSGKSSLLRMVILEQRPTSGRVLVAGHDLGQLAPRRVHLMRRQIGTVFQDFRLLSGKTVHQNVAYVLQVLGAGRHEIKQRVPETLDLVGLQGKGKRLPHELSGGEQQRVAIARAMVNKPPILLADEPTGNLDPDTSEEIVAILDRINRAGTTVVMATHDTTIVDQFRKRVVQLRDGQVVRDQAEGGYREVHR; the protein is encoded by the coding sequence ATGGATCGCGTCAGCCTGCGCTACGCCAAGGCCGATCCTTGGGCGCTGCAGGACGTCGACCTCGACGTGACGCGGGGGGAGTTCTGCTTCGTCGTGGGGGAGTCGGGCTCGGGCAAGTCCTCGCTGCTGCGCATGGTCATCCTCGAGCAGCGACCGACGAGCGGTCGGGTCCTCGTGGCCGGGCACGACCTCGGCCAGCTGGCCCCCCGCCGGGTCCACCTCATGCGCCGGCAGATCGGCACCGTCTTCCAGGACTTCCGGCTGCTCAGCGGCAAGACCGTGCACCAGAACGTCGCCTACGTGCTCCAGGTGCTGGGGGCCGGGCGGCACGAGATCAAGCAGCGCGTCCCCGAGACCCTCGACCTCGTGGGGCTGCAGGGCAAGGGCAAGCGGCTTCCGCACGAGCTCTCCGGCGGGGAGCAGCAGCGGGTCGCGATCGCCCGCGCGATGGTCAACAAGCCGCCGATCCTGCTCGCCGACGAGCCCACCGGCAACCTCGACCCCGACACCAGCGAGGAGATCGTGGCGATCCTCGACCGGATCAACCGGGCCGGGACCACGGTCGTCATGGCGACCCACGACACGACGATCGTCGACCAGTTCCGCAAGCGGGTCGTGCAGCTGCGCGACGGGCAGGTCGTGCGCGACCAGGCCGAGGGCGGCTACCGCGAGGTCCACCGGTGA
- the ftsX gene encoding permease-like cell division protein FtsX: MRPGFLLGEVGNGLRRNFSMFVSVVLVTMVSLFFLGVGLLAQAQVNTAKGEWYDRVQVSIFLCTPDSTDAPGCAAGAVTPEQRDQIESDLDGLQPLVTEYFYESNEQAYERFTEQFRNSSALESVPQESIPASFRVNLSDPAKYDVIRAAFEQAPGVDSVEDQREVVDKLFAFLGALSWGALALAVAMVVCAILLISTTIRLTAWTRRRETAIQRMVGASAFSIRLPFILETVVAALLGAALAVALLWATVRFGISGFLSELLAGESGLVSLVGERDLWLITPFLVGGAVLLAVVTAWTALRRHVRV, encoded by the coding sequence GTGAGGCCCGGCTTCCTGCTCGGCGAGGTCGGCAACGGCCTGCGGCGCAACTTCTCGATGTTCGTCTCCGTCGTGCTGGTGACGATGGTCTCGCTCTTCTTCCTCGGGGTCGGGCTCCTCGCGCAGGCGCAGGTCAACACGGCCAAGGGCGAGTGGTATGACCGGGTGCAGGTGTCGATCTTCCTCTGCACCCCCGACTCGACCGACGCGCCCGGCTGCGCCGCCGGCGCTGTCACTCCCGAGCAGCGCGACCAGATCGAGAGCGACCTCGACGGTCTGCAGCCGCTGGTCACCGAATACTTCTACGAGTCCAACGAGCAGGCCTACGAGCGGTTCACCGAGCAGTTCCGTAACTCCTCGGCACTGGAGTCGGTCCCGCAGGAGTCGATCCCGGCCTCCTTCCGCGTCAACCTCTCCGACCCCGCGAAGTACGACGTCATCCGCGCCGCCTTCGAGCAGGCACCCGGCGTCGACAGCGTGGAGGACCAGCGTGAGGTCGTCGACAAGCTCTTCGCCTTCCTCGGCGCCCTCAGCTGGGGCGCGCTCGCCCTCGCGGTCGCCATGGTGGTCTGCGCCATCCTGCTCATCTCCACGACGATCCGGCTCACCGCGTGGACGCGGCGCAGGGAGACCGCGATCCAGCGCATGGTGGGCGCCTCGGCCTTCTCCATCCGTCTGCCGTTCATCCTCGAGACCGTGGTGGCTGCCCTGCTCGGCGCGGCCCTCGCCGTCGCCCTGCTCTGGGCCACGGTGCGCTTCGGGATCAGCGGCTTCCTGTCCGAGCTGCTCGCGGGGGAGAGCGGCCTGGTGAGCCTGGTCGGCGAGCGCGACCTGTGGCTCATCACCCCGTTCCTCGTCGGCGGAGCAGTCCTGCTCGCCGTCGTGACCGCCTGGACCGCGCTGCGGCGCCACGTCAGGGTCTGA